In Planctomycetaceae bacterium, the following are encoded in one genomic region:
- a CDS encoding LysM peptidoglycan-binding domain-containing protein: MHPDRKVGFAMGILLAGIVAALFFRNEPLLIEEMPSVNRERELNERLRERDVAVYLNDDADREPGAAAPDRDSADRHDWTLREFFDELEERNTGVPVPVGRQPLAPAAELTDVGRSTESRFVPPTIEMAATDTVAAKQDVSQATALEAMEELAGRISTGSSGNAAEQPAATAPPVDYDEYTVQYGDTLSGIAERFMGSQQKYQELFEANRDRLPSADRLQVGKAIRIPRTMQ, translated from the coding sequence ATGCACCCCGATCGCAAAGTCGGATTTGCGATGGGCATCCTTCTGGCGGGAATTGTGGCAGCGCTGTTCTTTCGGAATGAGCCGCTGCTGATCGAAGAGATGCCTTCCGTAAACCGCGAACGCGAACTCAATGAGCGGCTCCGCGAACGCGATGTCGCTGTCTATCTGAATGACGACGCCGATCGCGAACCGGGCGCGGCTGCCCCCGATCGTGACTCCGCGGATCGTCATGACTGGACGCTGCGCGAGTTCTTCGATGAACTGGAGGAACGCAATACAGGCGTGCCGGTACCTGTCGGTCGCCAACCCCTTGCGCCGGCTGCTGAGCTGACGGATGTTGGTCGCAGCACGGAATCGCGGTTCGTGCCACCGACGATCGAAATGGCAGCCACAGATACTGTCGCGGCAAAGCAGGATGTCAGCCAGGCGACGGCGCTGGAGGCGATGGAAGAACTGGCCGGCAGGATTTCGACCGGGTCTTCCGGGAACGCGGCAGAACAGCCCGCTGCGACGGCGCCGCCGGTGGACTACGACGAATACACCGTTCAATACGGCGACACGCTGTCGGGGATCGCCGAACGATTCATGGGATCGCAGCAGAAGTATCAGGAGCTGTTCGAAGCCAACCGCGATCGTCTGCCCAGCGCCGATCGACTGCAGGTCGGCAAGGCGATCCGAATTCCCAGGACGATGCAGTAA
- a CDS encoding sigma-70 family RNA polymerase sigma factor: MSSDSRTEFHAAFQAIIAVLNSDTNDALGRLFDLTASRLVRLALTVTGSQPDAEDAVQGAFSRIARKPKLLAKADTPWPYLIRTVRNESLRIVQKRRHVRMGDLDTAGSQQTPESVFHQEETAERVRRILATLPKPQYDVVILKHWEDLTFAEIADVLGKSQNTVASRYRYAMEKLQRSLEPLVNDRQADLPTRPILPEKTPAS; encoded by the coding sequence GTGTCTTCGGATTCAAGAACAGAATTCCATGCGGCGTTTCAGGCGATCATCGCTGTCCTGAACAGCGACACCAATGACGCTCTGGGACGGCTGTTTGATCTGACGGCATCGCGACTGGTGCGGCTGGCGCTGACCGTCACGGGCAGTCAGCCGGATGCGGAAGATGCCGTTCAGGGAGCGTTCTCACGGATCGCTCGAAAACCGAAACTGCTTGCCAAAGCCGACACGCCGTGGCCGTACCTGATCCGCACAGTTCGAAACGAATCTCTCAGAATTGTCCAGAAACGCCGCCACGTCCGAATGGGAGACCTGGACACCGCGGGTTCGCAGCAAACCCCGGAATCAGTTTTCCATCAGGAAGAAACGGCGGAACGAGTGCGGCGAATTCTCGCAACTCTGCCGAAACCACAATACGACGTTGTTATTCTTAAGCACTGGGAGGACCTGACCTTTGCCGAGATCGCGGACGTTCTGGGCAAGTCCCAGAACACAGTTGCCAGCCGCTATCGCTACGCAATGGAAAAGCTCCAGAGAAGCCTTGAACCCCTGGTGAATGATCGCCAGGCGGACCTGCCGACTCGCCCGATTCTTCCCGAAAAAACTCCCGCATCATGA
- the flgL gene encoding flagellar hook-associated protein FlgL, which produces MLFRVTQGQSAAIALRHLQQQTADLQKTQQQLSTGLRLQRPSDDPIAVRKSLIQQDGLSRLESQLAAMQHAESRLSQAHVQLREAHQLYVRARELALSARQSLDSSERDVFAAEVQGILDQLVSVANSTDESGFLFSGTATDIRPFTVSNDGTGVTYNGTPSATSLYLSNDITRDSLVSGDRIFQPASRQPSVIEGTTGAAIGGN; this is translated from the coding sequence ATGCTTTTTCGTGTTACTCAGGGACAGTCAGCCGCAATCGCGCTGCGGCATTTACAGCAGCAGACGGCTGATCTGCAGAAGACTCAGCAGCAGCTTTCAACGGGACTGCGCCTGCAGCGGCCGTCGGACGACCCGATCGCGGTTCGCAAGAGTCTGATTCAGCAGGACGGATTGTCGCGGCTGGAATCGCAACTGGCGGCAATGCAGCACGCCGAATCGCGACTCAGCCAGGCTCACGTACAGTTGCGGGAGGCCCACCAGCTTTACGTTCGAGCCCGCGAACTGGCGCTGTCGGCCAGGCAATCGCTGGATTCATCGGAACGGGATGTGTTTGCGGCGGAAGTTCAGGGGATCCTGGATCAGCTTGTCAGCGTCGCCAATTCCACGGATGAATCAGGCTTTCTGTTCAGCGGTACCGCCACCGACATCCGGCCGTTTACGGTCAGCAATGACGGAACCGGCGTGACCTACAACGGCACGCCGTCAGCCACATCGCTGTATCTTTCAAACGACATTACTCGCGACTCGCTGGTGTCGGGAGACCGAATCTTCCAGCCAGCCAGTCGACAGCCGTCTGTTATTGAGGGCACGACGGGAGCCGCCATCGGCGGGAACTGA
- a CDS encoding HDOD domain-containing protein has translation MADSIEQALRSGRRIRMDRHHTPPPAPHLFELPNRYELQRLQLLLDDDDLDLQKLRAEISLSEGLQRYILAFANSRVASMTNRITDPVHAFALLGMNRLRRMLANLIEQHQMSATA, from the coding sequence ATGGCTGATTCGATCGAACAGGCTTTGAGATCCGGTCGCAGAATCCGGATGGACCGCCACCATACCCCGCCGCCAGCGCCGCATTTGTTTGAGCTGCCAAACCGTTACGAACTTCAGCGGCTGCAGTTGCTGCTGGACGATGACGACCTGGATCTTCAGAAGCTGCGCGCGGAAATTTCACTCAGCGAAGGACTGCAGAGGTACATTCTGGCCTTCGCCAATTCCCGAGTCGCATCCATGACAAATCGGATCACGGACCCTGTGCATGCTTTCGCGTTATTGGGAATGAATCGCCTTCGCAGGATGCTGGCGAATCTGATCGAACAGCACCAGATGTCAGCGACGGCGTAG